In one window of Cryptococcus neoformans var. neoformans JEC21 chromosome 7 sequence DNA:
- a CDS encoding expressed protein, translating into MFSNSPPKDTSPVSNTAYALDIRESLTALLDLAAEALEASHCVLVLNRSESEQEALGEMLHSLMYVGGQVIKPGGLEGGWEWDTMEWVLVGMEL; encoded by the coding sequence ATGTTCTCAAACTCTCCTCCTAAAGATACCTCTCCCGTATCCAACACTGCCTATGCTTTGGATATCCGGGAATCTTTGACCGCGCTTTTAGACCTCGCTGCTGAGGCGCTCGAAGCGAGCCACTGTGTGTTGGTACTGAATAGGAGCGAGAGTGAACAGGAGGCGTTGGGTGAAATGCTGCACTCGTTAATGTACGTTGGCGGACAGGTGATCAAGCCTGGAGGTCTGGAAGGTGGCTGGGAATGGGACACGATGGAATGGGTCCTGGTGGGCATGGAGCTGTAA
- a CDS encoding ubiquitin carboxyl-terminal hydrolase 12, putative, translating into MSSQDLPGTLKRPRSTSRPPSPSSGSSPKRAASEDPFPSSSDSGRVFDHLITDNGGMVAASSPLRQDIGDNESNKSWVELTQQVKLGSDGEEDVEGDTTLRTEGRFFLVSQEVWKERNNELLGLLPPPFNHYERYYILPKSIVQKVQLLALGDANDIAVQPEDFAEAMKELVPDHSAESFWVIQSEKTVAGHKLIGKAKKEDVWALGDAEENEDYVFVPETGWQKVLEWFGPYDGPSLPRYCVPPDNIEIIPANLRLFIVLPADAITTAGQPDESIQSVLLAPSTTPIKTFESFAVSVCNQEIDRSKLAGQWATRLWKIEKSGENDESLLKSGSLEITPKALISTKCQLIDTSSAEENLAEAILGSSKSQIIAIEFGKIPEGSSTPVWNVEVNNDKQAVEKSNKPPPLFSKPAFFSGSGKAASESASTTDAIQTRSQTRERKGKGLVGLQNLGNTCFMNSAVQCLSNTKELSQYFLSGVYTEELNRDNPLGMQGQIAEAFGQVVENLWAPTSSMHSSYSPRQLKWTTSRFAPQFAGYGQHDTQEFIAFLLDGLHEDLNRILKKPYIEKPDWKPGGGDKELAELGKECWDGYKKRNDSVIVDLFQGQLKSTLVCPECHKESITFDPFMYLTVPLPIAQNRQFKITFVPRDTEKPPVNVKLLIPQNASFAQVKDKIGSLFDCKGSSIVGFDLWNNRPYAWWADSDHNSEAKDTDEAIFYELDPSVSVSVPRGKFGSQPRTTSQDGSLTVPVYTFRTVENSRGGYRAGDVPSDLSLKPFFITLTKAEASDPNAVREAIMRGYTRFMKPEAKENIYVPASSAQAKAPTPPKSDDGEPGTEIHMSGDQATVVEVPSSRQSPAIGAEEPGEGAPMELDSASASTSAVTGIQLSGSTTSLLSTNSIRSSISLSGKLVPRADLFKVYVADPTGDFSFKSFRSNEKKYDAAHLYDKDITSASKSWSLLESRKKKAKKHIVNRLASGISSMVNPSNNSDDEVLSDGSTSTSPNKLEKMKEKLTNSKLAVRPGEGIFCEWSGADFAEWLNDNVKGEDVIDPAISKELVKKREGKHIGIEDCLDEFSKEETLGQDDLWYCPVCKKHQAATKKLEIYKAPDILVICIKRFGSSRRMGDKLDNLVHFPIDGLDLEDRIGERQVAKTLKLNGEDVEGYGIEDDGEPLLYDLYAVDNHFGGMGGGHYTAFCRNQVDNQWYNYDDSRVSKADVSSVQSRAAYLLFYRRRTNRPIGGESRIKAEEAARNVPSASASPDAGPSTESSTMPSTAFVSARTTPTRDLSPATFSDELPSYSQVPSPPTLDTSAPPSPTVSDDSFPVTGTYSQGVDIASVGQSIGFGNTAWGSPAKVPESGHSFGTMTRAEWLDPPAQSVDMGRMSTNMDVEEDRSDVLTALQGDEGDEGTRGTKDEDVEMELQ; encoded by the exons ATGTCGTCCCAAGACTTACCCGGCACACTCAAACGGCCACGCTCCACTTCGcgccctccttccccatcctccgGCTCGTCCCCAAAAAGAGCAGCTTCCGAAGatccatttccttcaagTTCAGACTCGGGACGCGTGTTCGACCATCTCATTACTGATAACGGCGGCATGGTAGCCGCTTCAAGCCCGCTGAGGCAGGATATTGGCGATAATGAGAGCAACAAGAGCTGGGTTGAGCTCACCCAGCAAGTCAAGCTCGGGTCAGAtggcgaagaggatgtggaaggTGATACTACCTTGAGAACAGAAGGGAGATTTTTCCTTGTGTCCCAGGAAGTTTGGAAAGAACGGAACAATGAGCTTTTAG GCttacttcctcctccattcaACCACTACGAGAGATACTACATTCTCCCTAAGTCCATTGTCCAGAAGGTTCAgctccttgcccttggcGACGCCAACGACATTGCGGTTCAGCCTGAAGACTTTGCGGAAGCTATGAAGGAGCTCGTGCCTGATCATTCAGCCGAGTCTTTCTGGGTGATCCAGTCTGAAAAGACTGTTGCAGGTCACAAGCTTATTGGAaaagccaagaaggaggatgtttGGGCGCTGGGAGATGCggaagagaatgaggaCTATGTGTTTGTGCCCGAAACTGGCTGGCAAAAAGTACTTGAATGGTTTGGCCCGTACGACGGACCTTCCTTACCTCGCTATTGCGTCCCCCCTGATAATATCGAGATCATTCCTGCAAACCTTCGACTTTTCATTGTCTTGCCCGCTGACGCCATCACTACCGCTGGTCAACCCGATGAATCTATTCAGAGTGTTCTTTTGGCTCCTAGCACCACTCCGATCAAGACTTTTGAGAGCTTTGCTGTCTCTGTCTGTAACCAGGAGATTGACCGTAGCAAACTCGCTGGGCAATGGGCTACCCGTTTATGGAAGATTGAAAAGTCAGGCGAAAATGATGAAAGTCTCCTCAAGTCTGGGTCTCTTGAAATCACTCCCAAAGCGCTTATTTCTACCAAGTGCCAGCTTATTGACACTTCGAGTGCCGAAGAAAACCTTGCAGAGGCTATTTTAGGCAGTTCAAAGTCCCAGATCATTGCTATCGAATTTGGCAAGATCCCCGAAGGATCCTCTACTCCCGTCTGGAACGTCGAAGTCAACAACGATAAGCAAGCAGTTGAGAAAAGTAATaagcctcctcctcttttctccaagCCTGCCTTTTTTAGTGGATCCGGAAAAGCAGCTAGCGAGTCCGCTTCTACTACGGATGCTATCCAGACTAGGAGTCAAACCAGAGAACGAAAGGGCAAGGGTCTGGTCGGTTTGCAAAATTTGGGCAACACCTGTTTCATGAATAGTGCTGTGCAATGTCTGAGTAACACCAAGGAGCTTTCCCAATACTTCCTCT CCGGTGTATACACCGAAGAGCTTAATCGTGACAATCCTCTCGGCATGCAAGGTCAAATCGCCGAAGCCTTTGGCCAAGTAGTCGAAAACCTCTGGGCTCCTACTTCTTCTATGCATAGCTCCTACTCTCCCCGCCAGCTCAAATGGACTACTTCCAGGTTCGCCCCTCAGTTCGCTGGTTATGGACAGCACGACACTCAAGAGTTCATTGCATTCTTACTGGATGGTTTGCATGAGGACTTGAATAggattttgaagaagccATATATCGAGAAACCCGACTGGAAGCCTGGTGGTGGTGACAAGGAGTTGGCTGAGCTTGGAAAGGAATGCTGGGATGGGTACAAAAAGAGGAACGACAGTGTCATTGTCGACTTGTTCCAAGGGCAGTTGAAGAGTACCTTGGTTTGTCCCGAATGTCACAAG GAATCCATCACCTTTGATCCGTTCATGTACCTTACAGTGCCTCTGCCCATTGCGCAGAACAGACAGTTCAAGATCACCTTTGTCCCTCGAGACACCGAAAAGCCACCTGTCAATGTCAAGCTTTTGATCCCTCAAAATGCCTCATTCGCTCAGGTCAAGGATAAGATTGGGTCACTGTTCGACTGCAAGGGTTCTAGC ATCGTCGGCTTCGACCTCTGGAATAACCGGCCTTACGCTTGGTGGGCCGACTCGGACCACAACAGTGAAGCTAAAGACACCGACGAAGCTATCTTTTACGAACTCGACCCATCCGTCTCCGTTTCCGTGCCCAGGGGGAAATTCGGTTCCCAACCTCGAACAACCAGCCAAGATGGCTCATTAACTGTCCCCGTTTACACCTTCCGAACTGTCGAAAACTCTCGAGGCGGCTATCGAGCGGGCGATGTCCCTTCTGATCTCTCTCTCAAGCCCTTCTTTATTACCCTTACTAAGGCTGAGGCGTCTGACCCCAATGCCGTAAGGGAGGCTATCATGCGCGGTTACACACGATTCATGAAGCCCGAAGCAAAGGAGAACATTTACGTCCCCGCCTCTAGTGCTCAGGCTAAGGCTCCTACTCCACCCAAGAGCGACGATGGGGAGCCTGGGACAGAGATTCACATGAGCGGTGACCAGGCTACTGTCGTAGAGGTCCCTTCATCCCGGCAGTCGCCCGCGATTGGCGCCGAAGAGCCCGGGGAGGGTGCTCCCATGGAATTGGACTCTGCTTCTGCCTCCACGTCGGCAGTGACTGGCATCCAGCTCAGTGGATCTACGACTTCCCTTCTTAGCACCAACTCCATCAGATCTTCTATTTCTTTATCCGGCAAACTCGTGCCCAGAGCAGATCTTTTCAAAGTTTATGTTGCTGATCCCACTGGTGATTTCTCCTTTAAGAGCTTCAGATcgaacgagaagaagtaTGATGCTGCTCATCTTTACGACAAGGATATCACTTCCGCCTCTAAGAGCTGGTCTTTGCTCGAGTCTcgcaagaagaaggcgaagaagcaTATTGTCAACCGACTTGCTTCCGGTATTAGCTCCATGGTCAACCCTTCCAATAACTCTGACGATGAAGTGCTGTCCGATGGATCTACTAGCACATCACCTAACAAGCTGGAGAAAATGAAGGAAAAGTTGACCAACTCCAAGCTAGCAGTAAGGCCAGGAGAAGGTATTTTCTGCGAGTGGTCGGGGGCCGACTTTGCCGAATGGCTCAATGATAATGTTAAGGGCGAAGATGTTATCGATCCTGCGATTTCCAAGGAATTggtcaagaagagagaggggaagCACATTGGTATTGAGGATTGTTTAGACGAGTTCTCAAAGGAGGAGACCCTCGGTCAAGACGACTTGTGGTACTGCCCTGTC TGCAAGAAGCACCAAGCTGCCACCAAGAAGCTGGAAATCTACAAGGCTCCCGATATCCTTGTTATTTGTATCAAGCGATTCGGTTCTTCGCGACGTATGGGCGATAAGCTCGATAACCTGGTACACTTCCCGATTGATGGGCTCGACTTGGAAGACAGGATTGGTGAGAGGCAGGTGGCCAAGACTTTGAAGCTcaatggagaagatgttgagggATATGGTATCGAAGATGACGGTGAACCTCTGCTTTATGACCTTT ATGCTGTCGACAACCACTTCGGTGGAATGGGCGGAGGCCACTATACTGCCTTCTGCAGGAATCAAGTGGATAACCAGTGGTACAACTATGATGATTCTCGAGTCTCCAAGGCCGATGTTTCTTCAGTTCAG AGCCGTGCCGCCTATTTGCTGTTCTACCGAAGAAGAACCAACCGACCTATCGGCGGCGAATCCAGGATCAAGGCTGAAGAAGCCGCTCGCAATGTGCCATCCGCTTCTGCTTCCCCCGACGCCGGACCATCCACCGAGTCATCCACCATGCCCTCCACAGCCTTTGTTTCCGCCCGTACGACCCCTACACGGGATCTTTCACCCGCTACATTCTCAGACGAGCTCCCTTCGTACTCGCAAGTGCCCTCTCCACCTACACTCGATACATCCGCGCCCCCTAGCCCTACGGTCAGCGACGATTCCTTCCCTGTAACGGGCACATATAGTCAAGGAGTCGATATCGCCTCTGTAGGCCAATCAATTGGATTTGGAAACACTGCATGGGGTTCGCCTGCCAAGGTACCGGAAAGTGGACATTCGTTTGGGACGATGACTAGGGCTGAGTGGCTGGATCCTCCGGCGCAATCTGTAGACATGGGGCGGATGTCTACGAATatggatgtggaggaggataggtCTGATGTATTGACGGCACTCCAAGGTGACGAAGGTGACGAAGGTACACGGGGGAccaaagatgaggatgtggaAATGGAGTTACAGTAG
- a CDS encoding adenylate cyclase, putative: MKPANLVCRFIYQAPILPIMDPEEESSYDSFEFIDIANRDLQTIPIFLHLHAHDIIILNISKNPMTDIPLDFIQACTSLKELRMSNMALKRVPISIRASTTLARLDVSCNRIADLESVALHEVETLVSLKVQNNKLTSMPSYFAQMKSLKYLNISNNKFETFPSVVCEMSNLVDLDVSFNNIAELPAKMSDLKSLEKLGLYSNDISNFPESFSTLANLRILDVRRNKITDLSAVYALPNLATLQADNNNIVTLDAQLGANVRQFSVPHNSVTRFTLAPPPNMAVVTYMLTNLDLSHGKISTLADEAFSGLTNLITLNLNFNQFTKLPATLDRLTSLEVFSCTDNMLNLVPAGFGKLRRLRVINLHNNNLKSLPEDLWACGALEIFNASSNLLDSFVPPPADIESVVGRVGSGTSQTSNGRKKHSVPPIGLSIRKLFLADNRLNDDIFHWISLMPSLRIINLSFNDIYEVPPFTLCKCERLEALYLSGNKLTSLPSEDLEKLQSLKVLHLNGNKLQTLPSELGAIKTLQHLDVGSNVLKYNIANWPYDWNWNWNTSLRYLNLSGNKRLEIKPTSAHEMNHASSFRKELSDFTALTQLRVLGLMDVTLRIPSLPDESDEKRVRTSFSDINNMAYGISDMLGSIDNLAMFDLVVPHFRGKENECLFGMFGRATTTLQGGKIAKHVQEIFAETLTAHLHKLEPGEEPSEALRRTFLWGDRKAFEFFSGKLQLEKERKPSWTSFASFDSMFRGWTPGVNSVLRTGASGAVVYLVDKVLHVGSIGDTLVVLSRKGDAELLSKRHDPTDREESARIRKAEAWVSTKGFVNDDKDLDISRAFGYWHECPAVNAAPEIRTRRLQESDEFVIIGNHALWQFCSYQTAVDIARTERDDPMIAAQKLRDFAISYGAEGNVMVMVVNVSDLFLGKGGRARGPSEQTAADASTDVEGYTVAKRQVRRRYDEVGDRTLNRLQQEIEPPVGQVAIVFTDIVNSTHLWETNPAMPTAIKMHHNLMRRQLRLDGGYEVKTEGDSFMVSFQSVTAALLWCFNCQIGLLQQEWPRELLEAHDGKVVHDSNGTIVQRGLRVRMGVHWGAPECEKDPITRRMDYYGPMVNRAARINASADGGQLMASQDVLNEIAPLMEYLNSSDEQVLNDLQGDLKREVMELRRIGLEVRDMGDRKLKGLEVPERLHLLYPKTLAGRLEISNEIRAEVEVNDARKSAERQRSVDIDQVCQLSDIALRLEAVCSYNPTPSSPGDTPTAGVMRLHPPASYLGPSIREDMNDEELWTIIESLVGRIENAMSTLYLKNFGEFSTVLAALESATKIDQKLIVHALALMNEAMGNAEENAI, encoded by the exons ATGAAACCCGCGAATCTCGTGTGTCGGTTCATTTACCAAGCACCCATCCTACCCATTATGGATCCC gaggaggagagttCTTACGACTCGTTCGAATTTATTGATATCGCCAACCGGGACTTACAAaccatccccatcttcttACACCTTCACGCTCACGACATTATCATCCTCAATATCTCTAAAAACCCTATGACAGATATTCCACTCGATTTTATCCAGGCCTGTACTAGTTTGAAAGAGTTACGCATGTCCAATATGGCCTTAAAGAGGGTACCTATCAGTATCCGCGCAAGTACAACTTTGGCAAGACTGGACGTTTCGTGTAATCGCATTGCCGACCTTGAGAGTGTGGCCCTTCATGAGGTTGAGACGCTTGTATCACTCAAGGTGCAGAACAACAAGCTTACCTCAATGCCAAGCTACTTTGCGCAGATGAAGAGTCTCAAGTACCTCAACATCTCCAATAACAAGTTTGAAACTTTCCCCTCGGTGGTCTGTGAAATGTCAAACTTAGTGGATTTGGATGTGTCGTTCAACAACATCGCAGAGCTCCCTGCCAAGATGTCCGATCTCAAATCTCTGGAGAAACTCGGCTTATACAGTAACGATATATCCAACTTTCCCGAGTCTTTTAGTACTCTTGCAAACCTGCGCATCCTTGATGTAAGAAGAAACAAGATCACCGACCTTAGTGCTGTGTACGCCTTGCCGAACCTTGCAACTCTCCAAGccgacaacaacaacatcgTCACTCTCGATGCTCAGTTGGGTGCCAATGTTCGGCAATTTTCCGTCCCTCATAATTCGGTTACCCGATTTACACTTGCCCCTCCTCCAAACATGGCAGTTGTTACCTACATGCTCACCAATCTTGACCTCTCGCATGGTAAAATTTCAACATTAGCAGACGAAGCATTTAGCGGTCTGACCAATTTGAtcaccctcaacctcaacttCAACCAGTTCACAAAACTACCTGCAACACTGGATAGATTGACGAGCTTGGAGGTCTTTTCGTGCACAGATAATATGCTCAACTTAGTGCCCGCTGGTTTTGGCAAGCTCCGAAGACTGAGGGTGATCAACTTGCACAACAACAATCTCAAGAGTCTTCCGGAAGACCTGTGGGCTTGTGGTGCTCTTGAGATCTTCAATGCGAGCTCAAACTTGCTGGACTCCTTTGTTCCGCCACCTGCAGATATAGAGTCCGTCGTTGGTCGTGTCGGATCAGGTACTTCACAGACCAGTAATGGCCGAAAAAAGCACAGCGTGCCGCCGATCGGATTGAGCATTCGcaagctcttcctcgctGACAATAGGCTCAACGACGACATCTTCCATTGGATTTCTCTTATGCCCAGTTTGCGCATCATTAACCTCAGTTTCAATGACATCTATGAGGTTCCGCCTTTCACTTTGTGCAAGTGCGAGAGACTTGAAGCGCTCTATTTGAGTGGAAATAAGTTGACGAGTCTGCCATCTGAGGATCTGGAAAAGCTGCAGAGCTTAAAGGTATTGCATCTCAACGGCAACAAGCTGCAGACACTGCCTAGTGAACTGGGAGCGATCAAGACATTGCAGCATCTGGATGTTGGAAGCAATGTGCTAAAGTATAACATTGCCAACTGGCCTTATGACTGGAACTG GAATTGGAATACTTCACTGCGTTATCTTAACTTGTCCGGTAATAAGCGCCTCGAAATCAAACCCACTTCGGCGCACGAAATGAACcatgcctcctccttccgcAAAGAGCTTTCGGATTTCACCGCCCTCACTCAACTCCGCGTCCTTGGTCTCATGGACGTCACCCTTCGTattccttcccttcccgaCGAAAGTGACGAAAAGCGTGTACGAACGTCATTCTCGGATATCAACAATATGGCGTACGGCATCTCCGATATGTTGGGCTCCATTGACAATCTTGCCATGTTTGACTTGGTAGTCCCACATTTcagaggaaaggagaatgaGTGTTTGTTTGGGATGTTTGGAAGAGCAACGACTACGCTACAAGGCGGAAAGATTGCAAAGCACGTCCAAGAAATCTTTGCAGAGACCTTGACTGCCCATTTGCACAAACTGGAACCCGGAGAAGAGCCAAGTGAAGCTTTGAGGAGAACCTTTCTGTGGGGTGATCGTAAGGCCTTTGAGTTCTTCAGCGGCAAGCTTCAGCTTGAAAAGGAGCGCAAACCGTCGTGGACGAGTTTCGCTAGTTTTGACAGCATGTTCCGCGGCTGGACACCAGGTGTCAACTCGGTCTTGCGCACTGGTGCTTCTGGTGCTGTTGTTTATCTCGTGGACAAGGTCCTACACGTAGGAAGTATAGGGGATACTCTCGTCGTGCTTTCACGCAAGGGCGACGCTGAACTTCTTTCGAAGAGACACGATCCTACAGACCGTGAAGAAAGTGCGCGAATTCGAAAGGCAGAGGCATGGGTGTCGACCAAAGGTTTTGTCAATGATGATAAAGACCTCGACATTTCGCGAGCTTTCGGGTACTGGCATGAGTGCCCTGCTGTCAATGCTGCACCCGAAATCAGGACCCGTCGGTTGCAGGAATCCGATGAGTTTGTAATTATTGGTAACCACGCGTTATGGCAGTTTTGTTCTTATCAAACAGCTGTTGACATCGCAAGGACGGAAAGGGACGATCCAATGATAGCGGCGCAAAAGTTGAGAGACTTTGCAATTTCATACGGAGCCGAAGGGAACGTGATGGTCATGGTGGTGAATGTGTCTGATTTGTTCCTTGGCAAAGGTGGTCGAGCGCGTGGGCCGTCGGAGCAGACAGCTGCTGATGCCAGTACCGATGTGGAAGGATATACTGTTGCAAAGAGACAAGTCAGGAGGAGATACGATGAAGTCGGCGATCGAACACTCAACCGACTCCAGCAAGAAATTGAACCTCCTGTTGGCCAAGTGGCAATTGTCTTCACCGACATTGTGAATTCTACTCATCTGTGGGAGACGAACCCCGCCATGCCGACAGCTATCAAAATGCACCACAACCTTATGCGACGGCAACTCCGATTGGACGGTGGATACGAAGTTAAGACAGAAGGAGATTCGTTCATGGTGTCTTTCCAATCTGTTACTGCTGCGCTGTTATGGTGTTTCAACTGTCAGATTGGCTTGCTCCAACAAGAATGGCCGAGAGAGCTTCTCGAGGCGCATGatgggaaggtggtgcaCGATTCAAACGGGACGATTGTTCAACGAGGTTTGCGGGTGCGTATGGGTGTTCACTGGGGTGCGCCAGAGTGCGAAAAAGATCCGATcacgaggaggatggacTACTACGGTCCTATGGTAAATCGTGCTGCTCGTATCAATGCGAGTGCAGATGGAGGCCAGTTGATGGCGAGCCAAGACGTCCTGAATGAGATTGCGCCGCTGATGGAGTATCTGAACTCGAGTGATGAACAAGTGTTGAATGATCTGCAGGGTGATTTGAAGAGGGAAGTTATGGAGTTGAGGAGGATTGGTTTAGAGGTTAGGGACATGGGTGACAGGAAGCTTAAAGGACTTGAAG TGCCGGAAAGGCTTCATCTGCTTTATCCCAAGACTCTAGCCGGTCGACTTGAGATTTCCAACGAAATCCGAGCCGAAGTCGAAGTCAACGATGCTCGCAAATCTGCTGAGCGCCAGCGCAGTGTTGATATTGACCAGGTCTGTCAGCTTTCCGATATCGCCTTGCGATTAGAAGCTGTCTGCTCCTACAACCCTACTCCCTCATCACCTGGTGACACTCCCACGGCAGGTGTCATGAGATTACATCCTCCAGCAAGTTACCTGGGTCCGTCTATCAGAGAGGAtatgaatgatgaagagttATGGACGATCATTGAAAGCTTAGTGGGGAGGATTGAAAACGCGATGTCGACTCTG TATCTCAAAAACTTTGGAGAATTTAGTACTGTACTCGCCGCTCTGGAATCGGCCACGAAAATTGACCAAAAGCTCATTGTGCATGCGTTGGCCTTAATGAACGAGGCGATGGGGAACGCTGAAGAGAACGCGATATGA